The following coding sequences lie in one Mesorhizobium sp. NZP2298 genomic window:
- a CDS encoding carbohydrate ABC transporter permease yields the protein MARAVTTQHKTIATVAAWIVALLIFFPILYTIITSFKSEQEAIQGFNLIPSGTFESYTEVQAQSGYFKFFFNSVLLSVGSTILALLVAIPAAWSMAFSPTKRTKDILMWMLSTKMMPAVAVLFPIYLIFRNLGLLDSRIGLTVMLMLINLPIVVWMLYTYFREIPGEILEAARMDGASLWNEIVYVLTPMAVPGIASTMLLNIILAWNEAFWTIRLTTTDAAPLTAFISSFSSPQGLFWAKLSAASTLAIAPILIMGWFSQKQLVRGLTFGAVK from the coding sequence ATGGCCCGTGCAGTCACCACCCAGCACAAGACGATCGCGACCGTTGCCGCCTGGATCGTGGCCCTGCTGATCTTCTTCCCGATCCTCTACACGATCATCACCTCGTTCAAGTCGGAACAGGAGGCGATCCAGGGCTTCAACCTGATCCCGTCGGGAACGTTCGAGAGCTATACCGAGGTTCAGGCGCAAAGCGGCTACTTCAAGTTCTTCTTCAATTCGGTGCTGCTCTCGGTCGGCTCGACCATCCTGGCCCTGCTGGTCGCCATTCCGGCGGCATGGTCGATGGCTTTCTCGCCAACCAAGCGGACCAAGGACATCCTGATGTGGATGCTGTCCACCAAGATGATGCCCGCGGTCGCCGTGCTGTTCCCGATCTACCTGATTTTCCGCAACCTCGGACTGCTCGACAGCCGCATCGGCCTGACGGTCATGCTGATGCTGATCAACCTGCCGATCGTGGTGTGGATGCTCTACACCTACTTCCGCGAGATCCCGGGCGAAATCCTGGAAGCGGCCCGCATGGACGGCGCATCGCTGTGGAACGAGATCGTCTATGTGCTGACCCCAATGGCGGTGCCCGGCATTGCCTCGACCATGCTCCTGAACATCATCCTGGCCTGGAACGAGGCGTTCTGGACGATCCGCCTGACCACCACGGATGCTGCTCCGCTGACCGCCTTCATCAGTTCCTTCTCCAGCCCGCAAGGCCTGTTCTGGGCCAAGCTTTCGGCCGCCTCGACATTGGCGATCGCGCCGATCCTGATCATGGGCTGGTTCAGCCAGAAGCAGCTGGTGCGCGGCTTGACCTTTGGCGCGGTCAAATAG
- a CDS encoding ABC transporter ATP-binding protein, with product MGNITLKNVSKSFGATSIIPGLDLVIENGEFVVFVGPSGCGKSTLLRLIAGLEDTSGGTINIDGRDVTGEAPAKRKLAMVFQSYALYPHMTVAKNIAFPLKMAGEDQATIDKKVKDAARVLNLTNYLERRPGQLSGGQRQRVAIGRAIVRQPSAFLFDEPLSNLDAALRGTMRLEISELHHQLKTTMIYVTHDQVEAMTMADKIVVLNAGNIEQVGSPMELYKTPNNLFVAGFIGSPKMNLIEGAPAAKYGAKTIGIRPEHMQISTTAGEWKATVGVAEHLGSDTFLHVQAEGVGPLTVRADGELAVHHGDTIYLTPDKAKLHRFGPDGKAMAK from the coding sequence ATGGGAAACATCACGCTCAAGAACGTCTCCAAGTCCTTCGGGGCGACGTCAATCATCCCCGGCCTCGACCTGGTGATCGAGAATGGCGAGTTCGTCGTCTTCGTCGGCCCGTCGGGTTGCGGCAAGTCAACGCTGCTGCGGCTGATCGCCGGGCTGGAGGATACCAGCGGCGGCACCATCAACATCGACGGCCGTGACGTCACCGGCGAGGCGCCGGCCAAGCGCAAGCTGGCCATGGTGTTCCAGTCCTACGCGCTCTATCCGCATATGACGGTGGCCAAGAACATCGCTTTCCCGCTAAAGATGGCGGGCGAGGACCAGGCCACCATCGACAAGAAGGTGAAGGACGCGGCACGCGTCCTCAACCTCACCAACTACCTCGAACGCCGGCCGGGCCAGCTCTCAGGCGGCCAGCGCCAGCGCGTCGCCATCGGCCGCGCCATCGTGCGCCAGCCTTCGGCCTTCCTGTTCGACGAGCCGCTCTCCAACCTCGATGCCGCGTTGCGCGGCACCATGCGCCTGGAGATCAGCGAACTGCACCATCAGTTGAAGACCACCATGATCTATGTCACCCACGACCAGGTCGAAGCCATGACCATGGCCGACAAGATCGTCGTGCTGAACGCAGGCAATATCGAGCAGGTCGGCTCACCGATGGAGCTCTACAAGACCCCGAACAATTTGTTCGTCGCCGGCTTCATCGGCTCACCGAAGATGAACCTCATAGAGGGCGCGCCGGCGGCCAAATATGGCGCCAAGACCATAGGCATCAGGCCCGAGCACATGCAGATCTCGACCACGGCGGGCGAATGGAAGGCCACCGTCGGCGTTGCCGAGCATCTGGGCTCCGACACTTTCCTGCATGTCCAGGCCGAGGGCGTTGGTCCGCTGACGGTGCGCGCCGACGGCGAGCTGGCCGTCCATCACGGCGACACGATTTATCTCACCCCCGACAAGGCCAAGCTGCATCGCTTCGGCCCTGACGGCAAGGCGATGGCGAAGTGA
- a CDS encoding L-iditol 2-dehydrogenase, which translates to MRLKDKSALVTGSARGIGRAFAEAYAREGATVAIADINFEAAQKSAAEIGDKAYAVKLDVTDQASIDAAVKAVESRTGGLDILINNAALFDLAPIVDISRASYEKLFSVNVAGTLFMLQAAARSMIAQGKGGRIINMASQAGRRGEALVGVYCATKAAVISLTQSAGLDLIKHRINVNAIAPGVVDGEHWDHVDSLFAKYENRPRGEKKKLVGEAVPYGRMGTAQDLTGMAVFLASADAEYIVAQTYNVDGGQWMS; encoded by the coding sequence GTGAGGCTGAAGGACAAATCGGCGCTGGTCACCGGATCGGCGCGGGGCATCGGCAGGGCCTTCGCCGAAGCCTATGCGCGCGAGGGCGCCACGGTGGCGATTGCCGACATCAACTTCGAAGCGGCGCAGAAATCCGCCGCCGAGATCGGCGACAAGGCCTATGCGGTCAAGCTCGATGTCACGGATCAGGCATCGATCGACGCCGCGGTGAAGGCGGTGGAGAGCCGGACCGGCGGCCTCGACATATTGATCAACAACGCCGCCTTGTTCGACCTTGCGCCGATCGTCGACATCTCCAGGGCGAGCTACGAGAAACTGTTCTCCGTCAATGTCGCCGGCACTTTGTTCATGCTGCAGGCGGCTGCGCGCTCGATGATCGCGCAGGGCAAGGGCGGCAGGATCATCAACATGGCAAGCCAGGCCGGACGGCGCGGCGAGGCACTGGTCGGCGTCTACTGCGCCACCAAGGCCGCCGTCATCTCGCTGACCCAGTCGGCGGGGCTCGACCTGATCAAGCATCGCATCAACGTCAACGCCATCGCGCCCGGCGTGGTCGATGGCGAGCACTGGGATCATGTCGATTCGCTGTTCGCCAAATACGAGAACCGCCCTAGGGGCGAGAAGAAGAAACTGGTCGGCGAGGCGGTGCCATACGGTCGCATGGGCACGGCCCAGGACCTTACCGGGATGGCGGTCTTCCTCGCCAGCGCCGATGCCGAATACATCGTCGCCCAGACCTACAATGTCGATGGCGGCCAGTGGATGAGTTGA
- a CDS encoding mannitol dehydrogenase family protein: MTVKLSSANLANLPAKVAGPKYDRAKLKAGIVHFGVGNFHRSHQAVYLDDLFNSGVGHDWALVGAGVFEGEKIGRGKLQEQDWLTTVVEQDDGHMSARVTGAMVDFLTPGDAAGIIDRLADPAIKIVSLTITEGGYFIDPASGKFNPAHPDIVADAQPGATPKTVFGIILAGLVRRRADGIVPFTVMSCDNIPHNGHVTSDGVIGLARLIDEELAGWVGDKVAFPNAMVDRITPATTDRERKILADDFGLEDNWPVFCEPFKQWVLEDHFTAGRPALEKVGVQFVKDVSPYELMKIRILNGGHATIAYPAGLMDIHFVHEAMQEPLVRGFLDKLEHDEIIPTVPPVPDTVLEDYYQLIEKRFSNPKIGDTVRRLCLDGSNRQPKFIIPTIADRLKAGKGVAGLALESALWCRYCFGTTDSGAIIEPNDPSWDRLQATAKAAKDAPAAWLAMEDIYGDVGRATAFVEAFGHALGVLWANGARATLTRYLAGNL, encoded by the coding sequence ATGACCGTGAAACTCTCTTCCGCCAATCTCGCGAACCTTCCCGCCAAGGTTGCGGGTCCGAAATACGACCGTGCCAAGCTGAAGGCCGGCATCGTCCATTTCGGTGTCGGCAATTTTCACCGCTCGCACCAGGCCGTCTATCTCGACGATCTGTTCAATTCAGGTGTCGGCCATGACTGGGCCCTGGTCGGCGCCGGTGTGTTCGAGGGCGAGAAGATCGGTCGCGGCAAGCTCCAGGAGCAGGACTGGCTGACCACGGTCGTCGAGCAGGATGACGGCCATATGAGCGCCCGCGTCACCGGCGCCATGGTTGACTTCCTGACGCCGGGCGATGCCGCCGGCATCATAGACAGGCTGGCCGATCCGGCGATCAAGATCGTGTCGCTGACCATCACCGAAGGTGGCTACTTCATCGATCCGGCCTCCGGCAAGTTCAACCCGGCTCATCCGGACATCGTCGCCGACGCCCAACCGGGCGCGACCCCGAAAACCGTGTTCGGCATCATCCTTGCCGGACTGGTGCGGCGGCGCGCTGACGGCATCGTGCCGTTCACCGTCATGTCCTGCGACAACATTCCCCATAACGGCCACGTCACCTCGGACGGCGTCATTGGGCTAGCCCGCCTGATCGACGAAGAGCTTGCCGGATGGGTGGGCGACAAGGTCGCTTTCCCAAACGCCATGGTTGACCGAATCACGCCGGCGACCACCGACCGCGAGCGCAAGATTCTGGCCGACGATTTCGGCCTGGAAGACAATTGGCCGGTGTTCTGCGAGCCCTTCAAGCAATGGGTGTTGGAGGATCACTTCACGGCCGGCCGGCCGGCCCTGGAGAAGGTCGGTGTCCAGTTCGTCAAGGATGTGTCGCCTTACGAACTGATGAAGATCCGTATCCTCAACGGCGGCCATGCCACCATTGCCTATCCCGCCGGGCTGATGGACATCCATTTCGTCCATGAGGCGATGCAGGAGCCGCTGGTGCGCGGCTTTCTCGACAAGCTCGAGCATGACGAGATCATTCCGACGGTGCCGCCGGTGCCGGACACGGTGCTGGAGGACTATTACCAACTCATCGAGAAGCGCTTCTCCAATCCCAAGATCGGCGACACGGTGCGCCGGCTCTGCCTCGACGGCTCCAATCGTCAGCCGAAATTCATCATCCCGACCATTGCCGACCGACTCAAGGCCGGCAAAGGCGTTGCCGGGCTGGCGCTGGAATCAGCCCTCTGGTGCCGCTACTGCTTCGGCACGACCGACAGCGGCGCCATCATCGAACCCAACGACCCGAGCTGGGACCGGCTGCAGGCGACGGCAAAGGCGGCAAAGGATGCGCCCGCCGCCTGGCTGGCGATGGAGGACATCTATGGCGATGTCGGCCGCGCCACGGCATTCGTCGAGGCCTTCGGTCACGCGCTCGGCGTCCTGTGGGCCAATGGCGCCCGCGCCACGCTGACGCGCTATCTCGCCGGCAATCTCTGA
- a CDS encoding HAD-IA family hydrolase produces MTPELVIFDCDGVLVDSEALSVSALLGMIELAGGNIGVDAAYEHFLGKSMKSVREMLGRDFGLEITDQHLTAMRVDLMRKFREELQPILGIKEMLPRLGLPFCVASSGTLERIRYALDVTGLLGLMEPHLFSATMVAKGKPAPDLFLHAAASMRAHPRKCLVIEDSPAGVAAARAAGMRVFAFTGGSHAGNPALKARLASSEPDFIFADMLQLPDLIAGMGARVRAS; encoded by the coding sequence ATGACGCCTGAACTGGTCATCTTCGACTGCGATGGCGTGCTGGTCGACAGCGAAGCGCTCTCCGTCTCGGCTCTGCTTGGCATGATCGAACTCGCCGGCGGCAATATCGGCGTGGATGCCGCCTACGAACACTTCCTCGGCAAGAGCATGAAAAGCGTGCGCGAAATGCTTGGCCGCGATTTCGGCCTGGAGATCACCGACCAGCACCTTACCGCCATGCGCGTCGACCTGATGCGAAAGTTCCGTGAGGAACTGCAGCCGATCCTAGGCATCAAGGAGATGTTGCCCAGGCTTGGCCTGCCGTTCTGCGTCGCCTCTTCCGGCACGCTGGAACGCATTCGATACGCGCTCGACGTGACCGGCCTGCTCGGGCTGATGGAGCCGCATCTGTTCAGCGCCACCATGGTCGCCAAGGGAAAACCGGCGCCCGATCTTTTCCTGCATGCCGCGGCCAGCATGCGGGCCCATCCGCGCAAATGCCTCGTCATCGAGGACAGTCCGGCCGGCGTCGCGGCGGCGCGCGCGGCCGGCATGCGCGTCTTCGCCTTCACCGGCGGCTCGCATGCCGGCAACCCCGCCTTGAAAGCGCGGCTTGCGTCGAGTGAACCGGACTTTATATTCGCTGACATGCTGCAATTGCCCGATCTGATTGCAGGCATGGGAGCGAGAGTTAGAGCATCTTGA
- a CDS encoding FGGY-family carbohydrate kinase, protein MTKQFVCAVDVGTGSARAGILDASGTLLGRADRPIAMNQPKPDHAEHDSRDIWSAVCAAVRAAREKAGVAAQEIVGISFDATCSLVVRDRQGDQLSVSTTGDKRWDTIVWLDHRAIAEADECTASSHEVLNYIGGVMSPEMATPKLMWLKRNLPRTWNEAGYLFDLADFLTWQATGSLARSQCTLTAKWTYLAHEERAWQRDFFEIVGLDDLFEHGNLPERASPVGADIGPLTAQAAAELGLTESCRVGAGVIDAYAGALGVLGGFAGDEQDIGRHLALIAGTSSCVMAMSPDPQPFAGVWGPYYGAALPKLWLSEGGQSATGALLDHIIRWHGAGGEPDAAMHAKIARRVTELRAAEGENLAARLHVLPDFHGNRSPLADPHAVGVVSGLTLDSSFDSLCKLYWRTAVGIALGVRHVLEALNENGYLIDTLHVTGGHTKNPLLMELYADATGCTVVEPLADEAVLLGTGMVAATAAGLFPDLNAACLAMQQGGKRRAANPVAGARFDRDYRIFLEMHRQRQALDAIR, encoded by the coding sequence TTGACGAAACAGTTTGTTTGCGCGGTCGATGTCGGCACCGGGAGCGCTCGCGCGGGCATTCTCGACGCCAGTGGTACCTTGCTCGGCCGTGCCGATCGGCCGATCGCCATGAACCAGCCAAAACCCGATCATGCCGAGCATGATTCGCGCGATATCTGGTCGGCCGTCTGCGCCGCCGTGCGTGCCGCCCGCGAAAAAGCCGGTGTCGCGGCGCAAGAAATTGTCGGCATCTCCTTCGATGCCACCTGTTCTCTTGTGGTGCGCGACCGGCAGGGCGATCAGCTCAGCGTTTCGACCACCGGCGACAAGCGTTGGGACACCATCGTCTGGCTCGACCACCGCGCCATTGCCGAGGCCGACGAATGCACGGCGAGCAGCCACGAGGTGCTCAACTATATTGGCGGCGTGATGTCGCCGGAAATGGCAACGCCGAAGCTGATGTGGCTGAAGCGCAACCTGCCAAGGACCTGGAATGAAGCCGGCTATCTATTCGACCTGGCCGACTTCCTGACCTGGCAGGCGACCGGCTCGCTGGCCCGCTCGCAATGCACGCTGACGGCGAAGTGGACCTATCTGGCGCATGAGGAACGCGCATGGCAGCGCGATTTCTTCGAAATCGTCGGCCTGGATGACCTTTTCGAGCACGGCAATCTGCCGGAGCGCGCCAGTCCGGTCGGCGCCGACATTGGTCCGCTGACGGCGCAAGCGGCGGCGGAGCTCGGCCTGACGGAAAGCTGCCGGGTCGGCGCCGGGGTCATCGACGCCTATGCCGGCGCGCTTGGCGTGCTTGGCGGCTTTGCCGGCGATGAACAGGATATCGGCCGTCACCTGGCGCTGATCGCCGGCACGTCGAGCTGCGTCATGGCGATGTCGCCCGATCCGCAGCCTTTCGCCGGTGTCTGGGGTCCCTATTACGGCGCGGCGCTGCCGAAGCTGTGGCTGTCGGAAGGCGGCCAGTCGGCCACCGGCGCCCTGCTTGACCACATCATCCGCTGGCACGGCGCCGGCGGCGAGCCCGACGCCGCGATGCACGCCAAAATTGCCAGGCGTGTCACCGAACTGCGCGCCGCCGAAGGGGAGAACCTCGCCGCGCGGCTGCATGTGCTGCCGGACTTCCACGGCAACCGCTCGCCGCTGGCCGATCCGCATGCCGTCGGCGTCGTCAGCGGGCTGACGCTGGATTCCTCCTTCGATAGCCTGTGCAAGCTTTACTGGCGCACCGCCGTCGGCATCGCGCTCGGCGTGCGTCATGTGCTGGAGGCGCTGAACGAGAACGGCTATCTGATCGACACGCTGCATGTCACCGGCGGTCACACCAAGAACCCGCTGCTGATGGAGCTCTACGCCGATGCCACCGGTTGCACGGTGGTCGAACCGCTGGCCGACGAGGCGGTACTGCTCGGCACCGGCATGGTCGCCGCCACCGCCGCCGGGCTGTTTCCCGACCTCAACGCCGCCTGCCTTGCCATGCAGCAGGGCGGCAAGAGGCGTGCCGCCAACCCGGTCGCCGGCGCCCGCTTCGATCGCGACTACCGGATATTCCTGGAAATGCACCGGCAGCGGCAGGCGCTCGACGCGATACGGTAG
- a CDS encoding ABC transporter ATP-binding protein — translation MSAIVCSHVDKAYGATTVIRDLNLSIEEHEFVVFLGPSGCGKSTLLRMLAGLEDISGGEVSIGGKVVNDLDPGDRGIAMVFQNYALYPHMTIFDNIAFGLRRQKVPAADIRKRVEAVSRTLGLEPYLGRKPAELSGGQQQRVAIARAMIKTPKVFLFDEPLSNLDAKLRNHMRVEIARLHQSLKTTTVYVTHDQLEAMTLADRIVLLKDGVIEQIGSPAEIYRRPGNMFVAGFIGTPNMNFIEVTVGRSGNGWILTGAGTVLSVEGRGFHLRHGDRAVLGIRPPDLKTAGAGDAGILQGTADLIEFHGNDALVTFGSGGKEISALVPARECPVLNAPVRYTFEEESIHLFDAASGASLRKQ, via the coding sequence ATGTCCGCGATCGTTTGCTCCCATGTCGACAAGGCCTATGGCGCCACCACGGTGATCCGCGACCTCAATCTCAGCATTGAAGAGCACGAATTCGTTGTGTTTCTCGGCCCGTCCGGCTGCGGCAAGTCGACCTTGCTGCGCATGCTGGCGGGGCTGGAGGACATCAGCGGCGGCGAGGTCTCGATCGGCGGCAAGGTGGTCAACGATCTCGATCCGGGCGACCGCGGCATCGCCATGGTGTTCCAGAACTACGCGCTCTATCCGCACATGACGATCTTCGACAACATCGCCTTCGGGTTGCGGCGCCAGAAGGTGCCGGCGGCCGATATTCGCAAGCGGGTCGAAGCGGTCTCGAGGACGCTTGGGCTCGAACCCTATCTCGGCCGCAAGCCGGCTGAGCTTTCCGGCGGCCAGCAGCAGCGCGTGGCGATTGCGCGGGCCATGATCAAGACACCAAAAGTGTTCCTGTTCGACGAGCCGCTTTCCAATCTCGACGCCAAGCTGCGCAACCATATGCGCGTCGAGATCGCGCGCCTGCACCAGTCGTTGAAGACCACCACCGTCTACGTCACCCATGACCAGCTGGAGGCGATGACGCTGGCCGACCGCATCGTGCTGCTCAAGGACGGCGTCATCGAGCAGATCGGTTCTCCGGCGGAAATCTATCGGCGGCCCGGCAACATGTTCGTCGCCGGGTTCATCGGCACGCCGAACATGAATTTCATCGAGGTAACGGTCGGCCGCTCAGGCAATGGCTGGATATTGACCGGTGCCGGAACGGTTCTTTCGGTCGAGGGCCGGGGGTTTCATCTGCGGCATGGCGACCGCGCCGTGCTGGGCATCCGGCCTCCGGACCTGAAGACGGCCGGTGCCGGTGACGCCGGCATATTGCAAGGCACGGCCGATCTCATCGAATTCCACGGCAATGACGCGCTAGTGACATTCGGTTCCGGTGGCAAGGAGATCAGCGCGCTGGTTCCGGCACGTGAATGCCCGGTGCTGAACGCCCCTGTGCGCTACACATTCGAGGAAGAAAGCATCCATCTGTTCGACGCGGCGTCGGGCGCCTCGCTGCGCAAGCAGTAG
- a CDS encoding NAD(P)-dependent alcohol dehydrogenase, translating into MRALVLEKKGELSLREIALPLDVGPDDVRIAIHTVGVCGSDVHYYTHGAIGSYVVRAPMVLGHEAAGTIVEIGANVETFKVGDRVCMEPGVPNLSSRATKLGIYNVDPDVRFWATPPVHGVLAPYAVHPAAFTYKLPDNVSFAEGAMVEPFAIGMQAASRARIVPGDVAVVVGCGPIGIMIALAALAGGCSKVLISDFSAPKLAIAAQYAGIVPVNIGEQSLADAVAAATGNWGADIVFEASGSPKAFAGLFDIVRPGGAVVLVGLPVEPVALNVPAAISKEVRIETVFRYANIFDRALQLIASGKVDLKPLITGTYDFSDSIKAFERAAEGNPQDVKLQILLSGEKG; encoded by the coding sequence ATGCGGGCACTGGTGCTTGAGAAAAAAGGCGAATTGTCGCTGCGCGAGATCGCGTTGCCGCTCGATGTCGGGCCGGACGACGTCAGGATAGCCATCCACACGGTCGGCGTCTGCGGCAGCGACGTGCACTATTACACGCATGGCGCCATCGGCAGCTATGTGGTGCGCGCGCCGATGGTGCTCGGCCACGAAGCCGCGGGGACGATTGTCGAGATCGGCGCCAATGTCGAGACGTTCAAGGTAGGCGACCGCGTCTGCATGGAACCGGGCGTGCCGAACCTGTCGTCACGCGCGACCAAGCTCGGCATCTACAATGTCGATCCGGACGTACGCTTCTGGGCGACGCCGCCGGTGCATGGCGTGCTCGCGCCCTACGCCGTGCACCCGGCCGCCTTCACCTACAAACTGCCCGACAATGTCTCTTTCGCCGAGGGTGCGATGGTCGAACCCTTCGCCATCGGCATGCAGGCGGCAAGCCGTGCCCGGATCGTTCCGGGCGATGTTGCCGTCGTCGTCGGCTGCGGCCCGATCGGCATCATGATCGCGCTTGCCGCTCTTGCCGGCGGCTGTTCGAAGGTGCTGATCTCCGACTTCTCCGCGCCCAAGCTGGCGATTGCCGCGCAATATGCCGGCATCGTGCCGGTCAATATCGGCGAGCAGTCGCTGGCCGATGCCGTTGCCGCCGCGACCGGCAATTGGGGTGCCGACATCGTCTTCGAGGCCAGCGGCAGCCCGAAGGCCTTCGCGGGCCTGTTCGATATCGTGCGGCCGGGCGGTGCGGTGGTGCTGGTCGGCCTGCCGGTGGAGCCGGTCGCCCTCAACGTGCCGGCTGCGATCTCCAAGGAGGTGCGCATCGAGACGGTGTTCCGCTATGCCAACATCTTCGACCGCGCCTTGCAACTGATCGCTTCCGGCAAGGTCGACCTCAAGCCGCTGATCACCGGCACCTATGATTTCTCCGACAGCATCAAGGCATTCGAGCGGGCTGCCGAAGGCAACCCGCAGGACGTCAAGCTGCAGATCCTGCTCAGCGGCGAGAAGGGCTGA